ATACTGTCATGCCACTCTTAGCAAGTTAAAAATCACTTCTTATAAAAGCAgtggcaggttttttttttataacagtCAGCACATTTACATGACTTTAGAAAAAACGAATGTGTTAGTCCAACCAAAATCATATGAAATCGGGTTTCTCAAAACTGAACTGACACACCCAGATCATGCAGGTGGGGTTTGAATCACTCCGCTTAGCACATGGTCCAAAGATCCATCTTTTTGTGAAAACTGTGAGGTGTAAGTGTATATTAATATGGCCTAATTCCCATTAAATCTGCTTTCATCCAACTATTTTCTGTTGCATTTGTCAGCCAGCTAAATGTGTCTGAAATTGTGACTTAAAATCAGCCTCTTAAGACTATGTGTCAACTCATAGACGCTGAAAGCATTTCTATTCACACAACTTCAAGATGTCTGTGCACTGAATTCATCTAAACTTCCATGTACAATGATCTTCCACAGAGAAAGCTGGAAGCGAcagaatgtcttgaatgttCTCTCACACAGTGCACTGCCTCAGTGTCGGACATACATTCACTCAATAACTTGATTCTGGTCCCGTGCATTGTAATCAAGAGAAATGCATGTAACAAacatggtggtccagttaaacCTCCCAGTCGACATGTAAATATAGCCTGATTCAGCTGCGCATGTAACAATGCTGATTGTGTGTGCATCAGAAAGGAGAGACGAGAAGAATAAAAGATGATGCCTGTGGCAGCAGCTGATGTGAGAAGTGAGTCTGTAATCAGAAGTGACATGTGCGTCTAACCtggtttgggattttgggattGAGTTTCCCCTGGGGAACTGGATTGGGGAGGCTCGGGGTGGTACTGGATGGAGAGAGGGGCTTTAATTTGTGGATCAGTCCAGGCTTGGcttggggggggggtaaaataAGGTTTTATAAAGGGAGGGTGCTAACCCTGAACCATCTGCTGTTTTGTTCAACTGTGAAACAGTGGCGATGCCGAGCATGAAGCGTACAATAGTGAACTCAAATAAGCTAGATGGGCTCGGGGGGAATATAATTGTTCAAAGCAAAACCCTTAAATGGAGATTACTGGTGgattttatgtaaacaaatttaCAGACTGCAAAAGAAGAATATTTACTTTAAATCCAACACAAAACTGCGAGATGAAAAAATttattgaaatgaaaatattttcttcttttccttaCTTCATTTATCAGATAGCTTTAGTCACTAGTTACTTTTCTAAATTTCTCTATGCAAAGTGTGGATATATTTTTCAGCTTGTGAGAGACTTCATGTACTGTGTATAGACTTGCCCCTTACTGTTGGGATTTtataagaaaaggaaaaagaaaacacattccTTATAATTAAGGGAATGTGACGATTCCGTCGTTCACTGAAATAGAAGACATTGTTGAAATCTTCCATTGATTGCCATAATCTCTCTCGGTTTAATGAGAGGAATGCATTAGCATAACTTTGAGCAGAGAGAACCGCAAAATTTAGAGCAACATAATTGGTCCAAAAATCAACGTTACGTGAACTAGCAAGCATGCTATAACTGATTCTTAATGGGGGAAACAGTGCTGCGAAATTCATTGGTGAAAGCATATAGCTCGTCTCTGTTCTGCATCCACACAGTCACACACGTGCAGACTAATAACAGGTTCTGCTCTGCCCTCAGTTCGGTCGGAGCATGGTATCCGCTATGTGAAGCTGCCCTCTGCCTCCAGTGCATCCTCTGTGCTGCGGTTCTTGGAGAACATGTGCCAGCATCTGGAGAGTGACTGTCTGTTCAGTTCACAGCCCTTTAGCCcttacaacaacaacacacgCTTCTACAGCAGAGCCAAGTCAGGTGGGGAAATATCTGCATAAAGTGACTAAAGgaaaagttgaattttttttttttttttgctttctattCGTTCACTATCTTTTGGCTTttgctttgaattgtttttattctatttgttcAAGTTGCAACTGACACTGAATGATCGCTGCATGTTATACTGAAGCTAGGTTTGTCCTGCACTGTCAAAGACATCTTACATCTCAGGAACATCATTAAACAGTTAAAGGTACATTACATTATAGTCAAATGTATGTAGCCATACATGTTTACAGTTGACAGCAAATCTGTTTAACATGTTGATACCTGGTGGGAGctgaaaaagaaggagaaagcAGCAACTTTCAAGTGTCGACATTCCTTCTGAATCTTTGTCTTCTGCTCTCTTGAAACAGAACCATCATCCATCACAGAGAATGGCTTGTCCAATGATGACTCCTCAAAGGATCCCACTCCCAACACTCGCCCCCTTCACAACACATTGGATTACAGAGCAGCAAAGAGGGAGCGGCCATATTACTccggacacacacaaacaccgcCACCCCTTCGACGCGTCAGCTCCAACCCGACTGAACTTGGCCCGATGATTACACACAGACGAGTGGAGGGTAGGGTTAAAAAGGCACAAGTAGCCACCAGGGCAAAAAGCTCTAATTGTTTTGGACAGATTTGAAGAATTAACCTTTAAGTTTCAATGATTGCATATTGTTGTAcgtatgctttttttttgtttgtttttgtttttagaaaaggtaTTTTTTGGTATTAATTAGGGTTGCTTGCTTTTTCTTGCCCTTACATACTACAGCAGCAAGCTCAACAACAGGTCCAGACCATATGAAACAGGACAAAGAGGGTTTAGGAAACAACGCTTCTTCCTGGTCAGTTGATGATGTCATACGGTTTGTCCATGAGGCTGATCCCCAAACTCTCGGCCCACATGTTGACCTATTCAGAAAACATGTGAGTGTTCAGATTAACTGAACTTTCTTCATTTTCTTGTCCAGCGTTACTCTATCAAATTGTCATGAAGTTTGGAATTGTGTCCCCTCTGCTGACAACGTGCTCATCTCCCTGCAGGAGATTGACGGCAAGGCACTGATGCTGCTGCGCAGTGATGTCATTATGAAGTACATGGGACTGAAATTGGGCCCGGCACTCAAACTGTGCCATCACATCGAGAAGTTGAAACAGACCAAACAGTAAAGGATGACGGCACTCTTTTCTCACTGGCAACCAGACTCACGGACATGTATCATTCAACAGGGACGCAGTGCAGCGTAAATCCTCTGAGGACACCGAGGCTATGTCCCCGGTTTTAGAAACACAactatacattttattttagatCCTATAAAAGTGTGGGTATTGTATAAACTGAGGCTGAAAAAAACAGACTTAGTAAGATTGAAGCATCATTTCTCAGATTTATATTTAAATCAGAATTTTGACCTTCAATTTAGGCAAATTCCTAGGAAATACAGCTACATAATAAAATTACGATGAAATAACAAAAGTCAGGTAATTAAAAGaagtcattttcttttttttgaccTTGGTATTTCTAAAATGCTAGCAACTGCCATGACCATTTATGGACCACAGCTTAAAATTGATACATATATAAAGTCAAAATATGTATAACTGCAGTCGGATATCTGAGTGTTTTGTccatgtttttgtctttttgcccTATTAAGAATAACTGGATGCCACAATTGATCAGTCTTTGATCAGTTTTACTCTACATTGCCAActttacacacactcacagagacATACACAAATGACCGGCTCTTAATACATGTCTTTCTATGGTCTGAAATTCAGGATGGATGCGCTGCACTAAAGGCTGGGAAAGTTAGTTCAGGTACTGGCAGTGAATGTCTCGCTGCATCATCTCAATCAAATGCAATAACATTTTTGGATGACTGCATCTGTTACACAGTTGAACTTAGTTTATGCATGCCAGTGAATGTGTGAGCATGAGTGCCAACGGGCACTGAACAACAGGAGCGCCCAAATCATGTGAATTAGAAGTGTAAAGGGATTTCATTCGAAAAATGATAAAGAAGTCCTGTTTGCTGAAGTCAATCGTAGCATAAATATTCTTGTCCTTAAAcacttgtgtttttattcacaGAGATTATATATTTAGCAGAGTAGGCACCAAATTGATTTAAATGATGGCAATCTTATTTTAGTAGAACACTCCTCCTCAGTTGTGAATCAGCAGTGCAGCGGGTAAGGGTTAGAGAAACAGTTACTTAAGAGTTACTTCTCTTTTATTTGCGTCGGCCTGTATGCAGAGGGATGTTCTTACTGGCCCATCTCAGCTTTGAGCACTGATGTGGCTACATAACTGTATTATGCTTTTACAGCCACACTATCAAACGCACACACAAGACCTACAGTGACTGGAATACTTAAGTGTTttgaaagtaaaataaaagcaaagtaTGAGTGCTGTACAGACGGAACATGTTGGAGAAATGGTTTTGTATAAAGTTAAGCTAAAAAGTtgggtttttttaaatatcatttTGTACTGTAACAAAGTGTATCGACCTGTATCAAGCGTAAGTGTAATCTTTTtaattgggtttttttttttttttctgcctgaaaTACTTTTTGTGTGCACCATCTAATAACTACCTGCAGGACAATACTGTGTCTTGAGTAATTATTCACATGTTTCGAAGTGTTTATCTGTTTTTAATGGCAGAAATACTCATTTTCTGAACATTTCAGAATCATTTTCAAACCAAATTGTGTCTGTTGTAGCTGCATTTCACACTGTTGCGCTCCTGTAGTGGTAACAAGTTGATACTTGAAACCGTCTTGCTTTAATGTGAAACTCAGGTTTTAGTGAGGGTTGTTTCTTGATGTTTTACATCATAACAGTTTGTGTTCATTACTATAGCATAGAGTGACTGCACAATAACCAACTATGTATATTTTTATTGCCTTTTCATCTATTGCTCTGTAGCATTTCATGTATACAACTTTTTACAGTAAGTTCAGCAAAAGATGTTTGTTAAATACTGTATGTTTGCTATGCATTCACACAATTAAATATTTGTTTACATCATCGTAGTGTCATCTTCAGCCAATAGAGGGGCAACTAGCATTATTTTGTAGCTAAGTTCAGGGTTTTCCTCCAGTTTGACTCATGAGTCCTTCAAACAAAGTAATCCCTCCTTATAACCCATCATTACTGAATGCTTATATCTGACTATtgtccaaataaaaaaaaatgtattgtaagATAATCACTTTGTAACTCAAGAGGAAAATCCAAGTTTTAAATTTTTGTgctgaaaaaaacaataattttaaaTAAGTAGGCAAAGAGGGTAAAGCGAAGAAAAGAAGAGCATGCAAGAGGATGACAGAACTTAACGACTTTCCAGTTTCTTGGGGGTTCGTATATGTCTGTGGGGGATGTAAGGGCTCAAAGGTCAAAGGATCATGATGTCTTATTTAGGGAATGTGACAGTCCAATAGGAATCATTGTTCAAAAGATCAGTGAGTTCAAATAGCTCCCCAGCAGCAACCCAAATAAACAGGCTCATTATGACTCCTTCAGAGTCTTTCGGAGTGATAAATGTTGTTTCCTGGTTGTAAAGCAAGCAACTTTCACACTATAACATCCATGTTGAAGGCTTTACTTCCCATCCAGATGTTGACATTTAAGTGATAAACAATGTTAAGTAAATAGTATGAGTAGCTTTAATAAACCCAGTGCCAAATTTTAACCACGGTACTCTAAGCCAATGTGTTTCCTTTGAACCACTAACTATGGTTtgaatttaaaatcaaactATTACCAAAAGAGAGCTCCTTGCTGTCAGAAAtgtaaaacacagaaataaatatttgtgGACTAAATCCTCCTAAATTAGAACAATCTTTTGGTGAAGTGTTACTTTTTGGcagttcagtaaaaacaagtcaaATACCCTTGGAGGTAAACATGACCAATGGTCTCAACAGTGTTGGAAAAACTACAACGATCTTTTATGTAGTAAATGTATAacaatccattttctatacccacctTAGCTTGTTCAAGGTTGTAAGAGAATAGAAATGGGCTGCAACATAAGATCAGACTAAGCTGATTTAAAATTATATTAATAACGATGATAATTAGAATGAACTCACTGTTCAGAATATCCCATGTCATCCTTATTGGTCCAGTTATGTGAACATCACGGTGCAGCTGGTAACAGACTAAATGGAGAGAGTTAATGTTAAGTGTTATGTTAAGGGGACATACTCTAGCAAAGGCACCTCTATGTGTTACGTGATGGGAATTTCTGTTATTGATGGTGTTACAGTAGCATTCGTTATGACGATACACGGCGTTGCTGTTTTGATTTAGTTTCGCAAAGTTTCGCCATCTTTTTTTAACCATGCGCACCGATGAGTGCAGATAAACGAACAACTGTTAGTTAGACATGCGTCGTTCTTTATCTCCAAGGTTTTGGCTCCTACAACAGTAACTTACAACGACATAATAACCAATATCAGTTTTCAGCAATGCTgattttaaacagaaaactgTATGGAAACAACAACACTTTGAGTGCATTGAACGTGATTGGGGAACAAGGTTGGGGCAATGGgattatttattatgttttagcAGTGAAACTTAGTTACTATCGTTATTGTCACATTATATTTGGTTGGGACGAATATAAAACAGGAAGTCTGAAGCCCTGCCGTCGACGAGATACAAATGCAAAATCGTATCTTTTGTAGTCGGGTATTATTCGAGTATTGTAAATTCTCATAAACTGagctatatgtatatatatatatatattattgttTTCGATTTTTAGGTTTTTTGGGGGGCAGATGCAGTGTTTTCTGTCAGCTGCAATGAGTGAGGGTTTGACTTTATTAAATGTTGGCTCCTTAAAATTCAGAAGCACCTTTTCAGAACCCAGAAACGAGACAACGTTTAAATACTGCCATCTAGTGGAGAGAAGTTCTTAGTGCACTTTGTTCTCAGGAAGAGTGAAATGAATTGTCACACAAAAGGCCTTCTATTTCAATGCAATCACATTTATTGGCTTTTTTTCTATGCACAGTTACTAAGCAGCCTGATGAGCTGTTAAAATGAATTAGATATAGAATAATGAGATTTTCACAATGATGTAATGCCCCTccgaaaataaatagataaatacaaGACTGAAGGTGTTGCACAGCTCCAAAATATACAAAGGCTTGGAAATAATCATGTaaacttgagaaaaaaaaaactcttgtttttaatcttttattgatttattttacaaaagaaagaatttgcaaCAGTTCTTCTTCAAAAACGTATGTACAGATTtatacaaaaatacaaaattgaTTCAAATCTGTTAAATCCTAGCTAGTTTTAAAGATGGAGATATTTTtcaatagttacagatttctttttcaatgtctacatttttttcctgctctgtcagttttttttttaaagtctgctTAGTGATATTCCATACTGTACACCTCTGAATAAAAATATCAAGTGGGTGTCATACTTCCCATTCGGTTAAAATTGCACACAGACATTGGATACAGGTTGGTAATGAAATCAATAAAATTGATAGATTCTTCTGCTGTTGTATTCTCAAGCTGCTCAGGACTTAGGTTTGACAGGGTGAAGTCTGCATGGCATCCTCAAAGTCTGTATTTCTAACCAAATTGGGTCAGTAAATCCTCTATCCACTGCTTTTACAAATAAAGGAAAGTCTTGCAGTAGGTCTGTGGTATCAGTGTCAGGTACAGTAGGGAAAAATCACGCTAAACAAATGGTCAGATTTTCAttatattaattaataatatttgtgtgaataaaaatattTAGCTATGAGTCAAAAGTAGACTTTCCGATCAGATCAAACAAGCTTTTGGGTTTATGAatggatatttttttttccatttctatatattttttttatattcttaaaATGTATACATTATATCCAAAAAGTCTTTACcagatatacattttttttaacgtgATCAGCAGTTTCTCCTGGAAAACATTTCTCTCACTTCCATAGCTCCAATATGACTAGGACCCAGCACCAAAAGTGTTCAGATTCATCCTCTTGACAGATTCTATATAATTTTCGTTTACAGTCTCTTATACGCATGATTGTCCAGTGAGTAGATATACAGTACAAGATAAACCCCTGTGTGTGATCACAACTATACAGAACAGAATTAGCCAGACAGTTTGTACATCTATAGAACACACTATTGAACTTGACATTTgaacagaaaatacaaaatcTTTTCTCCTGGAGACATCCTGAagataaaaataatgatttgGTGGTGTCTTTTTCTCCCCCCTCCCACCGCCCCTCCCGCCCCCCTTTACTTATTGCATGCGATAGAAAACACAACAGGTAAAACAATGGACAGGAACAAGTGCGCTTCAGAAATATGATGAATGTAAAATTCTAGTCCTTTCACAGCTTTTTACTCTCCATCTTACACAGTGTCAGTTCTGCAATTGAGATTCGCTGAGCATTAAACAGTTGTGGTttgttatctatctatctatctatctatctatctatctatctatctatctatctatctatctatctatctatctatctgtctgtctgtctgtctgtctgtcagattTGTCGGTCtgtcatttacaataaaatagtAATATGCTTGCTGAGGTATTCACAGAATACAGTGAATGGTTTCAATTGAAGTAAAGGTCTCTGAAAATAAGAAGTATATGTGTTGTGTTTGCTGTGGTAGGCAGGTGAGAGTTCAAGCTTTCCATTGATGATAGTTGTCTTCTCTTACACATTGGATATTTTACATGTTCAACATTAATTGGAAGGATAAGGGAGATTGTATGGCATTCTTAAAGCCTGTTGTTGGGTTGGAAAAGCAGCAGTAATGCAGTAGGTACTTTACTGACTTTTAAATATCCATAGTATGTTGTCCTTTTGTCTTGTTGTCTCCTCTCTCTCAGATTTTGCCTTGTATGAGGTTTGAAGTATTTAAAATGGTGTACACCAGCCACTGGGTTGAGCTTTCACCTGTCTTATGCTACTAGGTAAGTGCAAATGAAGGAGAGGCAACAAGGAGAGGAGAACAGTACACTGCTAAAAAGTCCATGTGTAATGTTTGCAGtgattcctgttcttctttgctACACTCAGATTGATTCCCCATAAGATTTCTGCTTGTCATTTTTATATAGATATGAGTTTTATATTCAGTACAAATATACATATGCATTTCATTATAagatatattttcttttcaagGAATATTTTGAATGAGTCATGAAGTGCAAAAGCGAGGATGGTTCTGGAAACCCTTCCAAATTAACCTCTAGTCAAACCGACTGAAGACCCTCTAAAGCATTTTCACCGTCTGCACTCAATGGTATATTTATGCTTGCTATGAAATGCACCTTTTCTGCTTCCAATCAGCAGTGCAACACTGGCCAGCAGCTTGAAAAGCTTTAAAGTCTAATAATAATAAGCTATAGATTTCAAGGTTggatttaaataaatatttgattGGATTCAGGTGGAACATGGCACAGCTCCATGTATATGTACAGAGACGTAAAATTCCCTGCTTACAACCATCTATGTTAGAGAAAGGCCACTGTGCGATTGTCCAAAATTAGCCTGTATCTTAACCAAAAAGGTGCTCCCTTGCTCTTTTTTGTTAGACACTCAAATCCAAGAAAATTTCATTTAGATCACTGGCAGTGTGACACAAATGCCACTCAAATCTTTTGCAATGAAAGAATTATTAATTATTAGTTGACTGAATTatttcataaaacaaaagaaccaCAAGAATGTTGACAGAAACCAGGATCCAGGGGATGTTTCCACATAGGTCATGCAACATGGTGAAGCATAATCATTATGATCTGAGGCGCAATTTTACAAAAATACATgcatcatgtttttgtttttttagataTCACTTTTGTGAACAAATCAAGTTGGCTCTGTCTAAGCCTGGTCTGCAATTGGAAACATAATAAATAAGGTAGGGCTGAGCTGAGATGTTGTTAGGAACTTCCATATCGAAACAGACCTTGCTTGTTGGCAGGAATATTGAGTATGGACTCTATGAAGTCTGGCCGATGCTTTGGGCACTCTAAGTTAAAAGAATAGTAAATGTTATAAGAAttttaaatttgaataaaaaaaacagtctccaagtgacacacacacacaccattcaAAATACAAGAAGTAGAAATCTCAGTTGATGTTGTGTGTACTTGTTCATGCACACAAACGTTGTCTATTCCATAAATCTCCTTATGTTATTTTCCAAATATTtgggacagtttttttttttaagaagactGTTCAATCAAAATGAGTCTTGCACTGTTAAGGATGGGAGCTACTCTTTAGATAATACAGTATTTAGGCATATCCTCAAGGTTTTTGTAATCATTCCTTTATGATACAGTATCTCATAACAGTCGGCCACCCTTTGAATGGTATATCTGAAACTTGGTGCATTTCAGCAAGTCAGATTTTGCATGTTGCGAGAATTACTTAGTCTTGATTATACAACTATCCAAGATTTTAAGGGGAGAGTGGGGCATCTGAAATGTAGGACACAGCTAAGAATAGATTACTTTTCTCATCAAGTGGTTTTAGGATGATCTGTCATCATGGGGGCTCCCATCTGAGTTCTCAGTCTCCCCTTCAGAAATGGCTTGCATGGGGGCTGTGTAGAGGCGACTGCGTGTACTGTAGCGGCTGCTGTTGGCGACTGGGGGGATCCGAGAACGTCCCTGTCGAGATGCGGCTGACATTGGTAGGGTTTTTGGGGTGAAGCTCTCAGAGTTGGCCCTTGGAAAAAGGCCTGGTATCTGGATTGGATCCAGGCCAGAAATGGGAGTTTCCTGAAATGTAGACGGTGGGTCCTCGGCCTGTCTAACAGGTCCTTCCTGCAGAGTCTCTCCTGGTGTTTTAGGGGTGATAGGACTCTTCAGAATTTCTGTTGCTGACATTCGGTAGCTAGAGTCAGATCGGCTACCTTTCTTCAGCAGTAGAAGTTTAAACTCTTCATTGGATGTGCTGGATTTTTTAGCGCTGCGATAGATTGGCACAGGGGCTCGTTGTAACATAACTGCATTGGCTAAGGTAGCTGGAAAGTTAAGAGGAGGCGCTGGAGGGACAATGCCGGTAGACACATTGCTGGGGGTCACTGGTGCTGCAGGGCAGAGACGAGACTTTGCATTTAGGTCTCCTGAGTCTTTGCGGCCCAGGACCTTTCTCTTGGATCTAAATGAAGAAATCACAGTATAATCctgattaaaacacacacagtggATAAATAGATAATATAAACCCCATAGACACTTAACATTTAAAAGTGGCTAGATCAtctaaaaaaatctgaaaatagATATACTTTCCGAGCAGTACCGAGACATTACAAGAAAAGACTCAAATATATTGACAACCAATGCGAACTTTACATCACCTGTGTATCATGGCAAACAGGTCTTCAGTTGTACGGGTCTTGTTGGGTGATGTGATAATGATGTCGTCATCCATTTTGGTGTCATCCGTCAGAGGGGAGAGTGAATTATCACTTGGTGTGGAATCTGGGGCACACAACATCCCTATCATGTATCATCTGGTTGTCTGATTGTTTAGTACACACACTAAAATAACAAACCTCTATACACTCGAAattaataacatttttttttttcaaagagtaTTTTTTACCAGTTGAAGTTGTTTAAAAATCTTACCTTTACTGAAGTAATCCTCAGTGTCAGGAGTGGTGGAGTCATCTTTGCTttcttgttgctgctgctgatggGCACTTCGGGTAGCACCTGAtatcccctcctcctcttcttcctgcaCTTCATGTCCTCCTTTCTTTGCATCGCTGATTAGGTAAGGTTGCGATGTCTCTATTGTGTTACCAGGCACTTTTATTGGACTTGCCCAGGGCCCTGAGTCTGCGTGGGATCCCCCAGCAAATTCGTATGCTGGCGGTGGAGGGTGGTCAGATCGCATGCCTCCTCTGAAACATGCAACCTTCGGTGGCTCTTTGACctgctcttcctcttcctcctcctcatcttcatcctcatcatcatcctgGGAGAACGAGCGCTCCCCCAAAACCCTAAACTCAGAGTGTGCATGAGCTGAGTGGGTGAGCCCTCTGAATTCTGCGTGAGAGTGGATATGCGTGTGTAGATCCACAGGTGAAGGGTGGGGAGCACGTGGCACTGGTCTATGAAGGGGTGAGCTGTCCTCAGAAAGGTCTGATGATGGATCCATCCGAGCTCTGAAGGCAGTCATAGCCCAGAACGTTCCAGGCCCATAGCGGTCCTGCCTGAGTAGCAGGCTTTCATAGGATGGAGGTCCATCAGGGTGGCGGCCAGGGGGAGTGGGTTGTGAATGTTCAGGGGAGGAGGTGTGGTCATGACATGGTGGTCTGGGAGGTGGCCTGCGAGGAGGGAGAGGCCTAGTATTCACAGGTGGAGGAGCCAGAGTAGAACCAATGGGAGGATATTTAGGTCTTGTCACAGTCTCTGTTCCACTTTTTGTTTCCTGGTGTGTGGTAGAAGTACTCTGTGAATCTGTAGGTTGGCTAATAGAATGGAGCTGCACCGAACGAAGAGCAGATGGAGTTATCACCAATAGATTTGAGTTGGGAATTATTGGAACAGAGCCTAAACTTGGTGGTGGGTTGCTATTTGATGCCTCAGGAGCCAACATCTTTGTTCCAGTGGCTATAACATTTGCAACTCTATGTTTGCTGTGGtggagtgtgtgcatgtgatgtGTTCTGTGGGAAAGCGTGTGTCTCACATAGCCACTATGGAGAACATTGAGATCAAGTTGAGACGGTGGAGGTGGAAAGTCAGGGTCTCTTTTatagcaagaggaaatgcaaGCTCCATCTCTGGGAAAGTGCtggagggaggagagagaagaCTTCCTTTCTGGTACTTTGGGCTTTCTCTTACCAGTTGAAGGAGACAGTGGCCCTGGGAAGAATGCTGCGGATGTTGAGGGCAGGGTTGATGTTGGGgtctctgattggctggagTAGCCACTTGATGGTGAAGCCAGGCCAGCTAGTTTCTCGGGTGACCCAAGTTTAAAGTCTCCAGGTGGGAGAGGTGGACTAGTTGTCTTGGTCTCTGAACCCTGGGCAATGGCCTGGGTTTGTGTTTCTGTGGAAGAGGAAGAGCTGTCTGGTGACTTGATACACTCCATGACAGTGGTACCTGTGGCTGTGCTTGAGTTTGACATAGATGTGTACTCACCATTGTTGGATTTGAGCTCACTGTTGTGAAGCCACAGGTCTGCATAGTCAGATTGCACTGCACCTTCATCCTTAAAAGAGTGCGTATCTGCAGAGCTAAAGGACATGGGCTCTACTATGTCTATGGTTTCACCCAGTCCCCTGCCCCATGTTCCCAAAGGTTCTGCCACTAGACAAGATGTCTGTAAAGGTTCTGGTGCACCTCCAAGTTCTAGGTCCAGTTCTAGCTTCATATCTGTGGAAGACAAGGTCATTTCTTGTTCACTAACCATCTTTGGTTGATCCTGATCTGCTTGTGTGTCTGTTCCAATATCAACACTACCACTGGTCTCCTTCAGCGAGGAGGTCCGTTTGGGTGGTGGAGGTTTAA
This Odontesthes bonariensis isolate fOdoBon6 chromosome 1, fOdoBon6.hap1, whole genome shotgun sequence DNA region includes the following protein-coding sequences:
- the nhsb gene encoding actin remodeling regulator NHS isoform X1, which translates into the protein MPFAKRIVEPQLLCRHPSPNDEGLLFEDLCAINNVVLSRTLRQLSDLARHACSLFQELENDILNTNQRVWILQNKIGQIQQTASALDPKKEAVPVSNLDIESKLSTHYQAPWHQQHNVFHPCTRPPCLEELHRNAQLSLRALHQDEQQRQRSTSRERNRVTISISVAPPMPTFPSPHTIRRQQRSRLARAQERADRERELEYQPRKERTVRETEIQTIQRKERQGREADIQTIQRKFECFYPLDTIEGCIFIPWNRKATSTGEDESGEVLGGHRAKASAPSTPLTQDKQTNWSKENIPPSDQKKTGDSHAISSCIIPINVTGVGFDREASARCSLVHSQSVLQRRRKLRRRKTITGIPKRVQQDMDSDESPVARERTVIIHANPHQLSLCQEDLSISGRLHHTRDSGCQTDDFLIACTAAPSRRRIRAQRGHQGIPSSLSHSTGNISSLGDLSDSTYTTASAHGGRLRSRSLPREGGRLIDSDEDDDDDNYDDDDDEDEELSPYEVEDFIPPGPSPRMKMMMMKDEEESTDDQAAPEPLQLGSLKRLQRSSERDRGSGGGGSPEHGWMERGRSRLPRKADMGSCEISSSSDTFSSPIHSVSTTGVLGSHVDHKEDHQSSSGNWSGSSSTCPSQTSETIPPPSSPPLTGSSHCDSELSLNTVPNAIDEGFSLDPSYHSDLRPQGQGHRSSSFTSSATDQLDDAGVSTASEGEWTYPPDQDQTDPDQDPDQTQNLSQTHGLVQKYSSKQGLEDQTYFSDKTSNAEKELVSHYPSDKEGFYSTSLNFGECNQNYRGYMYNYADQGPDCGQPNSMAAPISHGVYPEPSTDFRAGTMTLGRTCRPLRKLKIKPPPPKRTSSLKETSGSVDIGTDTQADQDQPKMVSEQEMTLSSTDMKLELDLELGGAPEPLQTSCLVAEPLGTWGRGLGETIDIVEPMSFSSADTHSFKDEGAVQSDYADLWLHNSELKSNNGEYTSMSNSSTATGTTVMECIKSPDSSSSSTETQTQAIAQGSETKTTSPPLPPGDFKLGSPEKLAGLASPSSGYSSQSETPTSTLPSTSAAFFPGPLSPSTGKRKPKVPERKSSLSSLQHFPRDGACISSCYKRDPDFPPPPSQLDLNVLHSGYVRHTLSHRTHHMHTLHHSKHRVANVIATGTKMLAPEASNSNPPPSLGSVPIIPNSNLLVITPSALRSVQLHSISQPTDSQSTSTTHQETKSGTETVTRPKYPPIGSTLAPPPVNTRPLPPRRPPPRPPCHDHTSSPEHSQPTPPGRHPDGPPSYESLLLRQDRYGPGTFWAMTAFRARMDPSSDLSEDSSPLHRPVPRAPHPSPVDLHTHIHSHAEFRGLTHSAHAHSEFRVLGERSFSQDDDEDEDEEEEEEEQVKEPPKVACFRGGMRSDHPPPPAYEFAGGSHADSGPWASPIKVPGNTIETSQPYLISDAKKGGHEVQEEEEEGISGATRSAHQQQQQESKDDSTTPDTEDYFSKDSTPSDNSLSPLTDDTKMDDDIIITSPNKTRTTEDLFAMIHRSKRKVLGRKDSGDLNAKSRLCPAAPVTPSNVSTGIVPPAPPLNFPATLANAVMLQRAPVPIYRSAKKSSTSNEEFKLLLLKKGSRSDSSYRMSATEILKSPITPKTPGETLQEGPVRQAEDPPSTFQETPISGLDPIQIPGLFPRANSESFTPKTLPMSAASRQGRSRIPPVANSSRYSTRSRLYTAPMQAISEGETENSDGSPHDDRSS